The following proteins come from a genomic window of Rutidosis leptorrhynchoides isolate AG116_Rl617_1_P2 chromosome 10, CSIRO_AGI_Rlap_v1, whole genome shotgun sequence:
- the LOC139870165 gene encoding uncharacterized protein, with the protein MERVLTEGPIIPCKWTEEVSNADGTVVKPVEFVQTPRTQWIEQDDIIYRLDSKIRSIIGNAISVPILRKESLFDLYSRFQVLINDLEGAGVIRTQAELCQKFVDALLENFESIITSMVVSEKLDSYDLSGLFGILTNFEETKLKKKINAKKIANDPDAALVATTKRNKEFFSSYSTKAESDEESDDTSEHEEVQMLEEQMALLTQRIEKKKFEPRKGKSPFDPKKATCFKCGKVGHIAAECWSKVDSSSDSGKYLEKGKKYKQKYKNLKKEGVKPVEKSSSQFEADLKIAEKLNSQSNSDKSTAYKYLLNDFKSCLDENKRLKSELNNLKAIVKEKDLHISETEQCRIELAAYKSSFNKEIIRFDDEKRKISERENKYEKISRQIPADIKAVLGVGFDLKNDTGIEKDPNRFKPNQDSSRARTQTISGSGVTDSNSESGSSDSNIDSVKQNDINERKWFLDIGCSRHMTGCKEHLEGFVEEKGPSVRSGDNSVGKTIGYGSVKAGGVTLKRVALVEGLMHNLLSVSQVTDEECEIRIRKNTGIIYDPKGKPILVAWRQLNVYVVDLDAIDSGIDTCLYSQTIPELN; encoded by the exons ATGGAAAGAGTTCTAACTGAAGGACCAATTATTCCATGCAAATGGACTGAAGAAGTCAGCAATGCTGATGGTACTGTAGTCAAACCTGTTGAGTTTGTTCAAACTCCAAGAACTCAGTGGATAGAACAAGATGATATTATTTATAGATTAGATAGCAAAATCAGAAGTATCATTGGCAATGCAATTTCCGTTCCTATCTTGAGAAAG GAATCATTGTTTGATCTTTATTCAAGATTTCAAGTGTTGATAAATGATCTAGAAGGAGCTGGAGTTATAAGGACTCAAGCAGAATTGTGCCAAAAGTTTGTTGATGCACTTTTAGAAAATTTTGAATCTATCATTACCTCAATGGTAGTAAGTGAGAAGTTGGATAGTTATGATCTTAGTGGGTTATTTGGGATCCTCACAAATTTTGAGGAAACCAAATTGAAGAAGAAGATCAATGCTAAGAAGATAGCCAACGATCCAGATGCTGCTTTAGTTGCAACAACCAAAAGAAACAAAGAATTTTTTTCAAGCTATTCTACCAAGGCTGAATCAGATGAAGAAAGTGATGACACTTCAGAGCATGAAGAGGTTCAAATGCTTGAAGAACAGATGGCTCTTCTTACTCAAAGGATTGAAAAGAAAAAGTTTGAACCTAGGAAAGGAAAAAGTCCTTTTGATCCTAAGAAGGCTACTTGTTTTAAGTGTGGAAAGGTTGGTCACATTGCTGCTGAGTGTTGGTCTAAGGTTGATTCTAGTTCAGACTCTGGTAAGTATTTGGAAAAGGGAAAGAAGTACAAGCAGAAGTACAAGAACTTGAAGAAGGAAGGAGTAAAGCCTGTG GAGAAGTCATCTAGTCAATTTGAAGCTGATTTAAAAATTGCTGAGAAACTTAATAGTCAGTCAAATAGTGATAAATCtactgcctataag TATTTGTTGAATGACTTTAAATCATGCCTAGATGAAAACAAAAGGTTAAAATCTGAACTAaataatcttaaagccatagttaaAGAGAAAGATTTGCACATAAGTGAAACAGAGCAATGTAGAATTGAACTGGCagcatataaatctagttttaataaGGAGATTATAAGATTTGATGATGAGAAAAGGAAAATTAGTGAAAGAGAAAATAAGTATGAAAAGATTT CTAGGCAAATACCTGCAGATATTAAGGCTGTGCTTGGTGTAGGTTTTGATCTTAAGAATGATACTGGAATTGAAAAGGATCCAAATAGATTTAAGCCT AATCAGGATTCATCTAGAGCACGCACTCAGACTATATCAGGATCTGGAGTTACAGACTCAAATTCAGAGTCTGGATCATCAGACTCTAATATAGACTCAGTCAAACAAAATGATATT AATGAAAGAAAATGGTTTCTAGATATAggatgctcaagacacatgacaggATGCAAGGAGCATCTTGAAGGGTTTGTAGAAGAAAAAGGTCCCTCTGTTAGATCTGGGGATAATTCTGTTGGTAAGACTATTGGGTATGGATCTGTCAAAGCTGGTGGTGTTACTTTAAAAAGAGTTGCTCTTGTAGAAGGATTGATGCATAATCTGTTGAGTGTGAGTCAAGTTACTGATGAAGAATGTGAGATAAGGATAAGGAAAAATACTGGAATCATCTATGATCCTAAAGGAAAACCTATCTTGGTTGCTTGGAGACAACTAAATGTTTATGTAGTTGATCTTGATGCTATAGATTCTGGTATTGATACTTGTCTTTATTCACAAACTATTCCTGAGCTGAATTAG
- the LOC139870166 gene encoding large ribosomal subunit protein uL16-like: protein MAGPARCYRQIKNKPYPKSRYCHGVPDPKIRIYDVSMKKKGVDEFPFCVHLVSWEKENLSSEALESARIACNKYMTKFAGKDAFHLRVRVHPFHVLRINKMLSCAGADRLQTGMRGAFGKPQGVCARVSIGQVLLSVRCKDTF, encoded by the exons ATGGCTG GACCAGCCAGGTGTTATCGTCAGATCAAGAACAAGCCCTACCCAAAATCCCGATACTGCCATGGTGTACCAGATCCTAAAATCAGGATTTATGATGTCAGCATGAAGAAAAAGGGAGTTGACGAGTTCCCATTCTGCGTTCATTTGGTCAGTTGGGAGAAGGAGAATTTGTCCAGCGAGGCACTTGAATCTGCACGTATTGCGTGCAACAAGTACATGACTAAGTTTGCAGGAAAAGATGCTTTTCATCTTAGGGTTCGAGTACATCCTTTTCATGTGCTTCGTATTAACAAGATGTTGTCGTGTGCTGGAGCTGATAGGCTTCAAACTGGTATGCGAGGTGCGTTTGGTAAACCACAAGGTGTGTGTGCTCGTGTTAGCATTGGTCAAGTTCTTTTATCTGTTCGTTGCAAGGATACTTTTTAG